From the genome of Uranotaenia lowii strain MFRU-FL chromosome 1, ASM2978415v1, whole genome shotgun sequence, one region includes:
- the LOC129758529 gene encoding uncharacterized protein LOC129758529 — protein sequence MDIIRDLKPSTLNEGAALYLSTFPSGEEGEEEKAAKRRSGGHSKFGYDRGRCVVVQDQSASSVTAWKIKPCWPKSIRRTVFGRVANSPINRIPVKRPRETTLSSGSNPKSTIKPNHTIQPNPNYASSCRSKRHAVRNHTASRLDKQSGTPSVTIRQTALSNRAARCLAEPDSTPSSQIEQIRGPDNPSDSLRPAEPGDTSSSRTRRRAVWSYYPETSTNRTGELPIQRNRAARRRAEPGGPLLHSIRGRHVSKPSGYTVQTGRGVHPPTKCNSQITAPFPSSYKP from the exons ATGGATATAATTCGTGACCTCAAACCGTCAACCTTGAACGAGGGCGCAGCTCTCTATCTATCAACGTTTCC ATCCGGAGAAGAAGGCGAAGAAGAGAAAGCTGCGAAGAGGAGATCCGGTGGGCATTCAAAGTTTGGCTACGATCGAGGACGGTGCGTCGTTGTCCAAGATCAAAGTGCAAGTTCGGTGACCGCGTGGAAAATAAAGCCGTGTTGGCCGAAATCCATCAGACGAACCGTTTTTGGGAGGGTCGCCAATAGCCCCATAAATCGGATTCCAGTCAAGAGGCCCAGAGAGACGACCTTGTCAAGCGGTTCGAACCCGAAGAGCACAATCAAGCCGAACCACACCATCCAGCCAAATCCAAACTACGCATCGTCCTGCAGATCCAAGCGGCACGCCGTCCGTAACCATACGGCCAGCCGTCTAGACAAACAGAGCGGCACGCCCTCCGTCACCATACGGCAAACCGCCTTGTCAAACCGAGCGGCACGCTGTCTAGCCGAACCAGATAGTACGCCGTCCAGCCAGATCGAACAGATACGTGGTCCCGATAATCCGAGCGATTCTCTTCGTCCAGCCGAACCCGGCGATACGTCGTCAAGCCGAACCAGGCGGCGCGCCGTTTGGTCCTACTATCCGGAAACGTCGACGAACCGAACCGGGGAGCTCCCTATCCAGCGGAACCGAGCAGCACGCCGTCGAGCCGAACCAGGCGGCCCGCTGCTTCACTCCATCCGGGGACGCCATGTATCCAAGCCATCCGGGTACACTGTCCAAACAGGCCGGGGGGTCCACCCACCAACCAAG